The Deltaproteobacteria bacterium genome contains the following window.
TCATGTTGAAGATTCAGAAATGGAGAAGGTCATACAGGACGAGAGGCTGGAAGTCCTTCATCCTGAATATCAAACAAAACCTCGCGTATACTATAAGAATCTCTACCGCTACTTTAAATGTTTTATTGCCGGCAGTATTGCGCTGAAACATGACGGTATTGAAGATTGTGTCGAAGGGGCATCAGTGGCCCTTTATCATAATGGAGAAAAGCTGTCTGTGACGAAAACTGATAAATTTGGCGATTTTAAGTTCGATAAACTCGAACCTGACAGCGGTTTGTATAAAATCAGCGTGGAAAGTGCGGAATTGGAGAAGAAGATTATTGAAATCGATTTGAAGGAAAGTTGCAACGTGGGTACGATCCTTCTCCATAAACGGTGATCAGGACTTGCATACGCCGCCTGATCGAGAGCATCGGTGCCGGGGGAGGGTTCATCCTCAGCTCGGGCTGTTCTCTGCCGGCAAACGCGAAACCCGGGAACGTCATGGCCATGACGGAAGCCGCTGAAGAGTGGGGGCGCTATGAATGAGAAGCTTGCGATCGACCTGACAGGGCATGTTGCCCTGGTCACCGGTGCCTCGCGCGGGCTGGGCCGTTCGATTGCGCTTACCCTTGGTCGGGCCGGTGCCCGTGTTGCTGTCACGGACCTGCTGGTGGAAACTGAAAAAATAGATACCCATGAGGCAGCAAAATATGGCCTTCTGGCCGGGTATTTTGCCGGGACGCACGTCGTGAGGACAAAGGCGACGGCCGACGAAATAACAGCGGCGGGGGGGCAGGCCTGTGCCTTCAAAATGGATGTGACCAGGCGCGATGAGATAGAGCAGGTCGTCGGTGAGATATCGGATTCACTGGGTGAGGTCGATATCCTTGTGAACAACGCCGCGGTGATGGACAACTTCGGTTTTCTGGAAGCCCAGGACCTGGAACTCTGGGAGCGGGATATCCGGATCAATCTGACGGGGGCCTTCAACTGCATCAAAGCGGTCTGGCCCGGTATGATGAAGAAGAAATGGGGGAGGATTATCACGGTTTCATCAATAGCTGGACAGATGGGTGCATACGCGCAGCCGAGCTACGGTGCCTCCAAGGCCGGACTGGTCGGCCTGACGCGGTCTCTCGCCCTGGAAGGCGCGCGGCACGGGGTGACCGTCAATGCGGTCCTGCCGGGATTGATCGGCACCGAGGCGGTGAAGCTTCAGAAACCTGATATGAAGGAACGGTTTAAAGATCGAATTGCAATGAAACGCCTGGGGGAGCCCGAGGAAGTCGCTTCTGTAGTGGCCTTCCTTGCTTCCGGGATGTCCGGCTATATCACGGGGGCCGCGATCCCGGTTACCGGTGGCGTTGACTTGCTCACGTTTTAAATTGCCGATTACCATGAAACTGCGCAGGTATAACATTTCAAAACAGACCGTTGAATTCAGGAGACCCAATTTCGGAAAGGCCATTACTGACAATCTTGCGACGATCTCCGTGGATCCTGACGTTCTTGACATGGCTTCCGAAACGCAACCACTGCTGGAACTGATCCGGCCGATGGCCAAATTCCACCTTGTGACAAAGGTGGAGATTCCCAAACTGGCGCGGCGGGGCAAGCTCATTGAATACGGCTGGGGCGTCATCCGGTCGCTTGTCATGATGAACGTGATGCAGCACCCGGGAATGAACCCGGTTTCTCGGAACAGGCAGTCCAACCTGACGGACCTGAAAAAGGAGATCGCGGAATATGCCCGGGAGCGGGGATACATCTGCGGCTTCACAAAGATCGACCGCCGGTTCATTGCCGAAGGTGATGACCGTCTGTTTCCCTATGACACAGCGCTTGTTCTGGGAATGGAAATGGACAGGGAACTTCTTGATGAGGTCCCTTCTCCCGGAAAGAGGCTCTTTGATTTCGAGATATACGTGAGATCGGGAAGGCTTGTTTTTGACGTGGCCCGTTTTATCAGAAGCAGAGGATATAGATGCTTCGTTCGAGCACCTTTTGACGGGGGAGTAAAGTACCCGCCCCATGCGGTGATGGCGGGTCTCGGTGAACTGGGGGCGAACGGAGTGGTTATCACCCGGGAATTCGGGCCCCGGGTGAGATGGTGCATGATCAGCATCAATGCCGATATCGAGCTCGATGAACCGGTAAACCTGAACATGGCGGACTTCTGTGATGATTGCCGGCTGTGCATCAGGGCCTGTCCCGGCGGGGCCATTCCGGAAGAGCGCTTCTGGTGGCGAGGCGTGAACAAGCGAAAGATCAACGACAGCCGCTGCTATCCGTTTTTTATCAAATACGAAGGTTGCGGTCTGTGTTTGAAGGTCTGCCCGATTCACAGGTTCGGCTACGATGCGTGCATGGAGTGGTACATGAAGGATGGAATAGTGCTCGGGAAGCGGGCCTGACAGCACTCACCGGATCCGATTTTGACAGGTCTCCCTCCATGCGGTATAGACTCCAAGATCATGAAAAATAGAAGGACATGATGATGAAAAACACATCCTTTATGAAGATATCGGAATTATCGGAATTAACGGGTGTCTCCGCCTCGACCATCCGTTACTATCTCAGGGAAGGACTTATCAACCCTCCGGTCAGGACGGGGAAGACCATGGCATACTATGACGAAGGTCACGTCAAGCAACTCGAATTGATCAAGGAGATCCAGGATGGAGAGAAACTCCCCCTCCGTTTTGTGAAAAAGATGATGGAAAAGATAGAGAAGGAAACCCTGAGCGGCCAGCAGGGTGCCGCCAGAACGAACCGCCGCGAAGAGATCATCAAGGCGGCGATCAGCCTGTTCCGTGAAAAGGGATACGAGAATACCAGCATTACCGATATTGTTGACAGGGCCCGGGTCGGCAGGGGGACCTTTTATCTCAATTTCGACAACAAGGAAGAGCTGTTCATCGAATGCGCCGATAAGATATTTTTTGCCATGTATGATGATGTCTGGCAGGAAATCAAGAATGAGAAGGATATGATCGAACGACTCAAAAAACGGGGTCTTGCCTTTTACCGTTCCTATCCCCAGTGGCAGGACATGATGAACCTCATAAGAGGTGCCGCCGTCGGAAAACGGGGACCCCTCGCGGAAAAACTGAAACAGGTCATGCACCAGATCATCGACCCGATCAGTCATGATGTGCAGCGGGGGATCGAGCAGGGCGCCATACGTGACCTTAACAGCACCCTCGTGGGATTTATGCTGATGGGGATGTCGGAATATATCTCCTATCTCATTTATGAAGACGAAGCCTTCGACCGGGAAAGTACCTACGAGACTGTCTGGAACATTCTCGGAAGCGGTATCGAGAAAAAGAAATAATCACTGAACATTGTGAATACCGTCAACGGCCCGCTCCGGGTGATCCCGGGAACGCATGTGCCCGCCCTCTCTGGGAGATTGACAGCGTCCGCGTTTTCGGGCAATATTGTTCCGGCGATCACACATGCCGCGTGTCATGCCGGACGTGATCCGGGGAATCGTGAAAGGAGGGTCGTGACATGGATGTCCTGATACTCTCGCGGATTCAGTTCGCCGCCGCCACCTATTTTCATTTTCTTTTTGTCCCCCTGACTCTGGGGTTGTCCATCATTATCGCCATCATGGAGACCATCTACGTCAGGAGCGGCGATACCGATTACCTGCGGATGACGAAATTCTGGGGAAAGATCTTTGTCATTAACTTCGTGGTGGGAGTGGTGACGGGCATCACCCTGGAATTCCAGTTCGGTACGAACTGGTCCCGTTACTCACAGTACGTGGGTGATGTATTCGGGCCCCTGCTGGCGATCGAAGCGACAGCGGCATTTTTCCTGGAATCGGTGTTTCTCGCCGTCTGGATATTCGGCTGGAAAAGACTTTCACCGAAGGCCCACGTGGCGGCCATCTGGCTCGTGGCCTTTGCCTCGACCCTGTCGGCCCTCTGGATACTCGTGGCCAATTCCTGGATGCAACACCCCGTGGGATATGTCCTGCGGAACGGCAGGGCCGAGTTGGCAAACCTGCTCGATATCGTGACCCAGAGCTATTCCGTGCTTACCTTTCTCCATGCCACTTCGGCATCTTACGTGGTGGCGGGGTTTTTCGTCATGGGCGTCAGCGCCTTCCACCTGCTTCGGAACAGTCACCGCCTTCTCTTCGAAAAGTCGTTCAGGATCGGGCTTTATTTTTCCCTGATCTTCTCGATCTTCGTTGTCGCCGAAGGTCACATGCACGGTGCCGACCTGGCTGAAAAACAACCGGCGAAGCTGGCGGCCCTCGAATCCCTCTGGGAAACCCAGGCCTACGCGCCGCTCTACCTGCTGGCTGTTCCCGGCATGGACAATGAAGGCAATGTCCTCGAATTCGGACGCGTTCCGGGGGTCATGAGCCTCCTCGCCCACCACCGGCCCGACGCCGTGGTGACGGGGCTCAACGATATACCGAAAGAGCTGCGGCCTCCCGTGGCCCCCGTTTTTTATTCGTTCAGGTTCATGGTCGTCCTGGGAGGGCTCTTTGTCCTGCTCACGCTGTATGGCTGGCTCCGGCGCAACAGGCTTTCCGAGAGCAGGACATTTCTCAGGATCCTGGTCTATGCCGTTCCGCTTCCCTATATCGTCTGCCTTGCGGGCTGGACCGTGACGGAAGTGGGAAGACAGCCCTGGATCGTGTACGGCCTGATGAAAACGGCCGACGCCGTTTCGCCCATTGCGGCCGGGCACGTGGCGGTATCCCTGTGGGCATTCATCATCGTTTATTCCCTGGTCGGCGTCGGGGCCTTCGCCATGATGCTCCGGATCATTCGTAAAGGACCGGCGGAAGATGCGCGAAAGGAGGTGTCCAGCCATGCTTGAAACGCTGTGGTTCTTTCTGTGGGGGTTGCTCTGGGCCGTCTATTTCATGCTTGACGGGTTCGACCTGGGACTGGGTATCCTGCTTCCCGTCACCTCGAAAAGAGATAAGGAAACGCGCGCGCTCTACCGTGCCATGGGGCCCTTCTGGGACGGAAACGAGGTCTGGCTGGTCGCCGCCGGGGGAGTGACCTTCGCCGCATTTCCCACGGCCTATGCCGTCATGTTCAGTTCCCTCTATGCCCCGCTCCTGTGCGTGCTCTTTGCGCTTATCATTCGCGCCGTCGCCGTCGAGTTCCGGGGGCAGCTTGAGGCGAGCGCCTGGCGTGCCTTCTGGGATGCCTGCCTCTGGGCGAGCAGTTTCGCGGCGGCCTTTCTCTTCGGTCTCATCTTCGCGAACCTCTTCCGGGGGATCCCCCTGAACGAGGACGGCCTGTTTCAGGGTTCACTGCTCGCGCTGTTCAACCTGTACGGTGTATCGGGCGGCGCTTTCTTCCTCATTGCCTTCATGTTCCACGGCTCGCTCTGGCTGGTGATAAAATCGGACGGAAAATTGAGGAGCCGGGCCATCGTGGCGGCCGTGTCTTCCTGGACGGCGGTGACCCTGGCGGCACTGCTCTTTCTCATTCTTTCAGGGTTCAGAACGGACCTCTACGTTAATTATGTGAATATGCCGGTCCTCTTCCTGATCCCCGGGGCCGCCATCGCAGCGCTCCTGGCCGCCCGGATATTCATCAGCCGCCGTTCGTGGTGGAAGGCCTGGTTTTCTTCCGCGATCTTCATCGTGGCGGCCACCTTTTTCGGCATCGCCGGTCTCTATCCCTACATCCTGCGGTCGACCCTTGACGAACGGTTCGGCATCACGTTATATGAAGCCGCGTCGAGCCCGCTGACCCTGAAGACGATGCTCGTGGTCGTCTGCATCTTTGTCCCCCTGGTCCTCGTGTATCAGGGGTGGGTGTACTGGTTGTTCAGGGACAGGATAGAAGACGGCGATACGGCGGCGGGGGAACCGTACTGAATTGAAAGAACAACGGACGGAACGAAAGACGACATGAAGGCAATAGACCTGCGAAGCGATACGGTGACGATGCCCACACCGGTCATGATGGACGCCATCATGAAGGCCGACCTGGGAGATGATGTGTTCGGCGAGGACCCGACCACAAGAAGGTTCGAAGAACTGGCGGCGGAGACGCTCGGCATGGAATCGGCCATGCTGGTCGCCAGCGGCACCATGGGAAACCTGGTGTCCCTCCTGACCCATTGCGGCCGGGGAGATGAAGTGATCCTTGGTGACGAGGCACACATATTTCATTACGAGGCGGGAGGCATGTCCGCCCTGGGAGGCATCATGCCGCATCTGGTGCCGAACAACGCGGATGGGACAATGGCCCT
Protein-coding sequences here:
- the cydB gene encoding cytochrome d ubiquinol oxidase subunit II — protein: MLETLWFFLWGLLWAVYFMLDGFDLGLGILLPVTSKRDKETRALYRAMGPFWDGNEVWLVAAGGVTFAAFPTAYAVMFSSLYAPLLCVLFALIIRAVAVEFRGQLEASAWRAFWDACLWASSFAAAFLFGLIFANLFRGIPLNEDGLFQGSLLALFNLYGVSGGAFFLIAFMFHGSLWLVIKSDGKLRSRAIVAAVSSWTAVTLAALLFLILSGFRTDLYVNYVNMPVLFLIPGAAIAALLAARIFISRRSWWKAWFSSAIFIVAATFFGIAGLYPYILRSTLDERFGITLYEAASSPLTLKTMLVVVCIFVPLVLVYQGWVYWLFRDRIEDGDTAAGEPY
- a CDS encoding cytochrome ubiquinol oxidase subunit I; its protein translation is MDVLILSRIQFAAATYFHFLFVPLTLGLSIIIAIMETIYVRSGDTDYLRMTKFWGKIFVINFVVGVVTGITLEFQFGTNWSRYSQYVGDVFGPLLAIEATAAFFLESVFLAVWIFGWKRLSPKAHVAAIWLVAFASTLSALWILVANSWMQHPVGYVLRNGRAELANLLDIVTQSYSVLTFLHATSASYVVAGFFVMGVSAFHLLRNSHRLLFEKSFRIGLYFSLIFSIFVVAEGHMHGADLAEKQPAKLAALESLWETQAYAPLYLLAVPGMDNEGNVLEFGRVPGVMSLLAHHRPDAVVTGLNDIPKELRPPVAPVFYSFRFMVVLGGLFVLLTLYGWLRRNRLSESRTFLRILVYAVPLPYIVCLAGWTVTEVGRQPWIVYGLMKTADAVSPIAAGHVAVSLWAFIIVYSLVGVGAFAMMLRIIRKGPAEDARKEVSSHA
- a CDS encoding 3-oxoacyl-ACP reductase FabG — encoded protein: MDLTGHVALVTGASRGLGRSIALTLGRAGARVAVTDLLVETEKIDTHEAAKYGLLAGYFAGTHVVRTKATADEITAAGGQACAFKMDVTRRDEIEQVVGEISDSLGEVDILVNNAAVMDNFGFLEAQDLELWERDIRINLTGAFNCIKAVWPGMMKKKWGRIITVSSIAGQMGAYAQPSYGASKAGLVGLTRSLALEGARHGVTVNAVLPGLIGTEAVKLQKPDMKERFKDRIAMKRLGEPEEVASVVAFLASGMSGYITGAAIPVTGGVDLLTF
- a CDS encoding MerR family transcriptional regulator encodes the protein MMMKNTSFMKISELSELTGVSASTIRYYLREGLINPPVRTGKTMAYYDEGHVKQLELIKEIQDGEKLPLRFVKKMMEKIEKETLSGQQGAARTNRREEIIKAAISLFREKGYENTSITDIVDRARVGRGTFYLNFDNKEELFIECADKIFFAMYDDVWQEIKNEKDMIERLKKRGLAFYRSYPQWQDMMNLIRGAAVGKRGPLAEKLKQVMHQIIDPISHDVQRGIEQGAIRDLNSTLVGFMLMGMSEYISYLIYEDEAFDRESTYETVWNILGSGIEKKK